The Streptomyces sp. SS1-1 genome has a segment encoding these proteins:
- a CDS encoding collagenase gives MRYRFVLPGRLASALIAAAALTAVTATPAPAARPAPHPAAASPGTPAPPPSGPSPHASSAPAVQDRPVSPALVPPLTPARLPAARTAAPTACSPADFGSRTGEELAAFVRASTTDCVNSLFSVGAPDARAVFREAQMVTVADSFTRVARTYGGDNTSRISQLVLFLRAGYYVQYNHPDATGPYGTALTTATTRGLDAFFARPRSRDVTEANGDVLREAVVLTDSADRQDRYLDVYQRILDDYDRSYDGLPSMLAAVNAVHTPLWRGNWNPAYVRAVTADRSVLRTLHTFALAHLDLLGTDRAYLTSNAGMTLARHVEHPELRTTVRPRVRHLLDTARITGPTAALWVGVATQADAYDAADCAYYGICDLEGRLMRAALPITHRCDAARTIRAQSLTRADLDAACTSLLGQDAYVHALVRDPGPIPGQHLSTLDLYVFAGRDDYRTYAGAIFGISTDNGGMTLIGDPDDPANAPFAVMYRKSEDTGHAARIWNLNHEYTHYLDARDNLKGDFARQTSVPDVWWIEGFAEYASYGYRGRTYTDAVAAAGRHTYRLSTLFQNTYANSDVTRTYAWGYLAVRYMVERHPADVHRMLERFRAGDYAGGYAVYATGIGTRYDADFDAWLTECAAGACAAA, from the coding sequence ATGCGCTACCGCTTCGTGCTGCCCGGACGCCTGGCGTCCGCGCTGATCGCCGCTGCCGCCCTCACGGCGGTGACCGCGACCCCCGCACCGGCCGCGCGGCCCGCCCCCCACCCCGCCGCGGCGTCCCCCGGGACCCCGGCACCGCCCCCGTCCGGGCCGTCCCCCCACGCCTCCTCCGCCCCCGCCGTCCAGGACCGGCCGGTCAGCCCCGCCCTGGTGCCGCCCCTGACACCGGCCCGCCTCCCCGCCGCCAGGACCGCCGCGCCCACCGCCTGCAGCCCGGCCGACTTCGGCAGCCGTACCGGGGAGGAACTCGCCGCCTTCGTCCGGGCGTCGACCACCGACTGCGTGAACAGCCTCTTCTCCGTCGGCGCCCCGGACGCCCGCGCCGTCTTCCGGGAGGCCCAGATGGTCACGGTCGCCGACTCCTTCACCCGCGTCGCGCGGACGTACGGCGGCGACAACACCTCCCGCATCAGCCAGCTCGTCCTCTTCCTGCGGGCCGGCTACTACGTGCAGTACAACCACCCCGACGCCACCGGCCCCTACGGCACCGCGCTCACCACCGCCACCACCCGCGGCCTGGACGCCTTCTTCGCCCGCCCCCGCTCCCGCGACGTCACCGAGGCCAACGGCGACGTGCTGCGCGAGGCCGTCGTCCTCACCGACAGCGCCGACCGGCAGGACCGCTACCTCGACGTCTACCAGCGGATCCTCGACGACTACGACCGCTCCTACGACGGTCTGCCGAGCATGCTCGCGGCCGTGAACGCCGTCCACACCCCGCTCTGGCGCGGCAACTGGAACCCCGCCTACGTCCGGGCGGTCACCGCCGACCGCTCCGTCCTGCGGACCCTGCACACGTTCGCCCTCGCCCATCTGGACCTGCTCGGCACCGACCGCGCGTATCTCACCTCCAACGCCGGGATGACCCTGGCCCGGCACGTCGAGCACCCCGAGCTGCGGACCACCGTCCGGCCGCGCGTCCGGCACCTGCTGGACACCGCCCGGATCACCGGCCCCACGGCCGCGCTCTGGGTGGGCGTCGCCACCCAGGCCGACGCCTACGACGCCGCCGACTGCGCCTACTACGGCATCTGCGACCTCGAGGGCCGGCTGATGCGCGCGGCCCTGCCGATCACCCATCGCTGCGACGCCGCCCGCACGATCCGCGCCCAGTCCCTCACCCGGGCCGACCTCGACGCGGCGTGTACCAGCCTGCTCGGCCAGGACGCCTACGTCCACGCCCTCGTCCGGGACCCGGGACCCATCCCGGGCCAGCACCTGTCCACCCTCGACCTCTACGTCTTCGCCGGGCGCGACGACTACCGCACCTACGCCGGCGCGATCTTCGGCATCAGCACCGACAACGGCGGCATGACGCTCATCGGCGACCCCGACGATCCGGCGAACGCGCCCTTCGCCGTCATGTACCGCAAGAGCGAGGACACTGGGCACGCGGCCCGCATCTGGAACCTCAACCACGAGTACACGCACTACCTGGACGCCCGGGACAACCTGAAGGGCGACTTCGCCCGGCAGACCTCGGTGCCGGACGTCTGGTGGATCGAGGGCTTCGCCGAGTACGCCTCCTACGGCTACCGGGGCCGTACGTACACGGACGCGGTCGCCGCGGCCGGCCGGCACACCTACCGGCTGAGCACCCTGTTCCAGAACACGTACGCCAACAGCGACGTCACCCGCACCTACGCCTGGGGATACCTGGCCGTGCGCTACATGGTCGAACGGCACCCGGCCGACGTGCACCGCATGCTGGAGCGGTTCCGGGCCGGTGACTACGCGGGCGGGTACGCCGTGTACGCCACCGGGATCGGCACCCGCTACGACGCCGACTTCGACGCCTGGCTGACGGAGTGCGCGGCCGGAGCGTGCGCGGCGGCCTGA
- a CDS encoding LysR family transcriptional regulator: MELELRHLRVLCAIADAGSVGRAAAELGYSQPAVSTQLRRIEKYFGEPVFERGPAGVQLTPYGFEVVASARDVLARADAIGRRPAGGAAAARRTLRVAATNSPMLAGMVSGLRARMPDVSLAVNSVYASSRIVELLEEGAADAGLAADYPGRELGHSDAVAHRGIVTEPTFVALPSRHPLAQRSQVALADLAGEEWFLTPDDGAGWPEVFHAACAAAGFTPAVAHEFLGDHRQLQGMIADGLGVAVVQPTMRPLPQVVVKPLQGTPLWCRYVLAWRPAAVPAELVDALLQSAAEAHRQLVAQSPHLRAWAARTWGVPGA; this comes from the coding sequence GTGGAGCTGGAGCTACGGCATCTGCGTGTGCTGTGCGCCATCGCGGACGCGGGCAGCGTCGGCCGGGCCGCCGCCGAGCTGGGCTACTCGCAGCCCGCGGTGAGCACCCAGCTCCGCCGGATCGAGAAGTACTTCGGCGAGCCCGTCTTCGAGCGCGGCCCGGCCGGGGTGCAGCTGACCCCGTACGGCTTCGAGGTGGTCGCGTCCGCCCGGGACGTGCTGGCCCGCGCCGACGCCATCGGCCGGCGCCCCGCCGGCGGGGCCGCCGCGGCCCGCCGGACGCTGCGGGTCGCCGCCACCAACTCGCCCATGCTGGCGGGCATGGTGTCCGGGCTGCGCGCCCGGATGCCGGACGTCTCCCTCGCGGTGAACAGCGTGTACGCGTCCTCACGGATCGTCGAGCTCCTGGAGGAGGGCGCGGCCGACGCCGGCCTCGCCGCCGACTATCCGGGGCGGGAGCTCGGGCACTCCGACGCGGTCGCGCACCGGGGGATCGTCACCGAGCCGACGTTCGTGGCGCTGCCGTCCCGGCATCCGCTCGCCCAGCGCTCCCAGGTCGCCCTCGCCGACCTGGCGGGGGAGGAGTGGTTCCTGACGCCGGACGACGGGGCCGGCTGGCCCGAGGTGTTCCACGCGGCCTGCGCGGCCGCCGGGTTCACCCCGGCGGTCGCCCACGAGTTCCTCGGCGACCACCGGCAGCTCCAGGGCATGATCGCCGACGGCCTGGGCGTGGCCGTCGTCCAGCCCACCATGCGGCCCCTCCCGCAGGTGGTCGTCAAGCCGCTGCAGGGCACACCGCTGTGGTGCCGGTACGTACTGGCCTGGCGTCCCGCGGCCGTCCCGGCGGAACTCGTCGACGCGCTGCTCCAGTCCGCCGCCGAGGCGCACCGCCAACTCGTCGCCCAGTCCCCGCACTTGAGGGCCTGGGCCGCCCGGACCTGGGGAGTCCCGGGAGCGTAG
- a CDS encoding glyceraldehyde-3-phosphate dehydrogenase produces MTVNDDSFTSWKNREEIAESMIPIIGKLHRERDVTVLLHSRSLVNKSVVSILKTHRFARQIAGEELSVTETLPFLQALAALDLGPSQIDLGILASAYKADDRGLTVEAFTAEAVAGATGANKIERGEGRDVVLYGFGRIGRLVARLLIEKSGSGNGLRLRAIVVRGGGERDIVKRASLLRRDSIHGQFQGTITVDEASSTIFANGNAIKVIYANDPSEVDYTAYGIKNAILIDNTGKWRDREGLSKHLRPGVDKVVLTAPGKGDVPNIVHGVNHDTIKPDERILSCASCTTNAIVPPLKAMDDEYGVRRGHVETVHSFTNDQNLLDNYHKSERRGRSAPLNMVITETGAASAVAKALPDLKARITGSSIRVPVPDVSIAILNLQLERETTREEVHDHLREVSLTSPLRRQIDFITAPDAVSSDFIGSRHASIVDAGALKVEGDNAILYLWYDNEFGYSCQVIRVVQHVSGVEYPTYPAPAV; encoded by the coding sequence GTGACTGTCAACGACGACTCGTTCACCAGCTGGAAGAACCGCGAGGAGATCGCGGAATCGATGATCCCGATCATCGGGAAGCTGCACCGCGAGAGGGACGTCACCGTCCTCCTCCACAGCCGCTCCTTGGTGAACAAGTCGGTGGTCAGCATCCTGAAGACGCACCGCTTCGCCCGGCAGATCGCGGGCGAGGAGCTCTCGGTCACCGAGACGCTGCCGTTCCTGCAGGCCCTCGCCGCCCTCGACCTCGGCCCCTCCCAGATCGACCTGGGCATCCTGGCGTCCGCCTACAAGGCCGACGACCGGGGTCTGACGGTGGAGGCGTTCACCGCCGAGGCCGTCGCGGGTGCCACCGGCGCCAACAAGATCGAGCGGGGCGAGGGACGCGACGTCGTCCTGTACGGCTTCGGCCGGATCGGCCGGCTCGTCGCCCGTCTGCTCATCGAGAAGTCCGGCTCGGGCAACGGCCTGCGGCTGCGGGCCATCGTCGTGCGCGGCGGCGGTGAGCGGGACATCGTCAAGCGCGCCTCGCTGCTGCGCCGCGACTCGATCCACGGGCAGTTCCAGGGCACGATCACCGTGGACGAGGCGAGCAGCACGATCTTCGCCAACGGCAACGCGATCAAGGTGATCTACGCGAACGACCCCTCCGAGGTCGACTACACGGCGTACGGCATCAAGAACGCCATCCTGATCGACAACACCGGGAAGTGGCGCGACCGCGAGGGCCTGTCGAAGCACCTGCGCCCCGGTGTCGACAAGGTCGTGCTGACCGCGCCCGGCAAGGGCGACGTCCCGAACATCGTGCACGGCGTCAACCACGACACGATCAAGCCGGACGAGCGGATCCTGTCCTGCGCCTCCTGCACCACCAACGCCATCGTCCCGCCGCTGAAGGCGATGGACGACGAGTACGGCGTGCGGCGCGGGCACGTGGAGACCGTCCACTCGTTCACGAACGACCAGAACCTGCTGGACAACTACCACAAGTCCGAGCGCCGGGGCCGTTCCGCGCCGCTCAACATGGTCATCACGGAGACCGGCGCGGCCTCCGCCGTCGCCAAGGCGCTGCCCGACCTGAAGGCCCGCATCACCGGCAGCTCCATCCGGGTGCCGGTGCCGGACGTCTCCATCGCCATCCTGAACCTGCAGCTGGAGCGGGAGACGACCCGCGAGGAGGTGCACGACCACCTGCGCGAGGTGTCGCTGACCTCGCCGCTGCGCCGCCAGATCGACTTCATCACGGCGCCCGACGCGGTCTCCAGCGACTTCATCGGCTCCCGGCACGCGTCGATCGTGGACGCGGGCGCGCTGAAGGTGGAGGGCGACAACGCCATCCTGTACCTCTGGTACGACAACGAGTTCGGCTACTCGTGCCAGGTCATCCGGGTGGTCCAGCACGTCTCCGGGGTGGAGTACCCGACCTACCCGGCGCCGGCCGTCTGA
- a CDS encoding aminoglycoside adenylyltransferase domain-containing protein, protein MTRTLVDPHAVPAELRPYLTELVRRTHDLCGTRLVSVVAVGSVALGDYRHGRSDTDVTVVLDGTPPASLLTELAAALTHPALPCPAAGLELVVYDAGFTARPSGDAGYLLDLNTGPLLPDRLSLDPAGSPAFWYVIDRSVAHQAGRTLYGAPAREAIAEPARADLLTAVRASVREHSAGDGHLADNRVLNGCRSVRYCRTGRWQPKRRAAREVAAAEERFRPLVEAALRSYERPSRTDAAALPAEEVRDFLAWVAAQVDETAGADTQRRASAPAAGHGGPDQTAGAG, encoded by the coding sequence ATGACCCGGACACTCGTGGACCCGCACGCCGTCCCCGCCGAACTGCGGCCCTACCTCACCGAACTGGTCCGCCGCACGCACGACCTGTGCGGCACGCGCCTGGTGAGCGTCGTCGCGGTCGGCTCCGTCGCGCTCGGCGACTACCGGCACGGCCGCAGCGACACCGACGTCACCGTGGTGCTGGACGGGACACCGCCCGCCTCGCTGCTCACCGAACTCGCCGCCGCTCTCACGCACCCCGCGCTGCCCTGCCCGGCGGCCGGACTGGAACTGGTCGTGTACGACGCCGGGTTCACCGCCCGGCCGTCCGGCGACGCCGGATACCTGCTCGACCTCAACACCGGGCCGCTGCTGCCCGACCGGCTCAGCCTCGACCCGGCCGGGTCCCCGGCGTTCTGGTACGTCATCGACCGCTCCGTCGCCCACCAGGCCGGGCGGACGCTGTACGGGGCCCCGGCGCGCGAGGCGATCGCCGAGCCCGCCCGCGCCGACCTGCTCACCGCCGTCCGCGCCTCCGTCCGGGAACACAGCGCCGGCGACGGGCATCTCGCGGACAACCGCGTCCTCAACGGCTGCCGCTCGGTGCGCTACTGCCGCACCGGCCGCTGGCAGCCAAAGCGCCGGGCGGCCCGAGAGGTCGCCGCCGCCGAGGAACGCTTCCGCCCGCTCGTCGAGGCCGCCCTGCGCAGCTACGAGCGGCCCTCCCGCACGGACGCGGCCGCGCTGCCCGCCGAGGAGGTGCGGGACTTCCTGGCCTGGGTCGCCGCGCAGGTCGACGAAACGGCCGGGGCGGACACCCAGCGGAGGGCGTCCGCCCCGGCCGCGGGGCACGGGGGACCGGATCAGACGGCCGGCGCCGGGTAG
- a CDS encoding hydrogenase maturation protein encodes MEILLVASAFNSLSQRVYAELSDQGHRVDVVLASQGDEAVRTAVRAARPELIVAPMLKTALPEDVWREHTCLVVHPGPPGDRGPSALDWAIADGVTHWGVTVLQAEAGMDAGAMWAAEAFPVPDTGKSDLYRGEVSDAASAAVLQAVRRYAEGSFKPKPQTDPAIRVLWRDAFRQDQRRIDWERDDTRTVVRKLRGADSQPGVLDELLGHELFLHGGHPEDRLRGRPGELLATRAGAVCRATVDGAVWIPELRPRKASGDPAPFRRPAASVLDSYQRPAEPRLPEIAAPLELPADRTTWTDIRYRQRGDVGFLRFSFPGGAMSTEHCRRLHAAYRYALTRPTRLLVLGGARDFFSNGIHLNVIEAAPDSAGESWSNLNAMDDLVEAVLRTTDRLVVAALGGNAAAGGVMLALAADEVWCRSGAVLNPHYRRMGLYGSEFWTYSLPRRVGVETAHRLTTEAFPVSAASAARIGLVDRLVPVAPGEFGAEVDRLAGALAAAPDLERRIEAKAAARQADEKRQPLAEYRRDELARMRAVFFDPRAPYHALRSAFVRKLPAGAR; translated from the coding sequence ATGGAGATCTTGCTCGTCGCCAGCGCGTTCAACAGCCTGTCCCAGCGCGTGTACGCGGAACTGTCCGACCAAGGGCACCGGGTGGACGTCGTCCTCGCCTCGCAGGGCGACGAGGCGGTCCGGACCGCGGTCCGCGCGGCCCGCCCGGAACTGATCGTCGCCCCCATGCTGAAGACCGCCCTGCCGGAGGACGTGTGGCGGGAGCACACCTGTCTGGTCGTGCACCCCGGCCCGCCGGGGGACCGCGGACCGTCCGCCCTGGACTGGGCGATCGCCGACGGGGTGACCCACTGGGGCGTGACCGTGCTCCAGGCCGAGGCGGGCATGGACGCGGGAGCCATGTGGGCCGCCGAGGCCTTCCCGGTGCCCGACACCGGCAAGAGCGACCTGTACCGTGGCGAGGTCTCCGACGCCGCCTCGGCCGCCGTGCTGCAGGCCGTGCGCCGCTACGCCGAAGGATCGTTCAAGCCGAAGCCCCAGACCGACCCCGCGATCCGGGTGCTGTGGCGCGACGCCTTCCGCCAGGACCAGCGCCGTATCGACTGGGAGCGGGACGACACCCGGACGGTGGTCCGCAAGCTGCGCGGCGCCGACTCCCAGCCAGGGGTCCTCGACGAACTCCTCGGCCATGAGCTGTTCCTGCACGGCGGGCACCCCGAGGACCGGCTGCGCGGACGCCCCGGCGAACTGCTCGCGACCCGCGCCGGGGCGGTCTGCCGGGCCACCGTGGACGGCGCGGTGTGGATCCCCGAGCTGCGCCCCCGCAAGGCGTCCGGCGACCCGGCGCCGTTCCGCCGCCCGGCGGCCTCCGTCCTGGACTCCTACCAGCGGCCGGCCGAGCCGCGCCTCCCGGAGATCGCCGCGCCCCTCGAACTGCCCGCCGACCGCACCACCTGGACCGACATCCGCTACCGGCAGCGCGGCGACGTCGGCTTCCTGCGGTTCTCGTTCCCGGGCGGTGCGATGAGCACCGAGCACTGCCGCCGGCTGCACGCCGCCTACCGGTACGCCCTCACCCGCCCGACCCGGCTGCTGGTGCTGGGCGGCGCCCGGGACTTCTTCTCCAACGGCATCCACCTGAACGTCATCGAGGCGGCGCCGGACAGCGCGGGCGAGTCCTGGTCGAACCTCAACGCCATGGACGACCTGGTCGAGGCGGTGCTGCGGACCACCGACCGGCTGGTGGTGGCGGCCCTCGGCGGCAACGCGGCGGCCGGCGGGGTCATGCTCGCCCTCGCCGCCGACGAGGTGTGGTGCCGCTCCGGTGCCGTCCTCAACCCGCACTACCGCCGGATGGGCCTGTACGGCTCCGAGTTCTGGACGTACTCGCTGCCGCGCCGGGTCGGGGTCGAGACGGCGCACCGGCTGACCACGGAGGCGTTCCCGGTGAGCGCCGCGAGCGCCGCGCGGATCGGCCTGGTGGACCGTCTGGTGCCCGTTGCGCCGGGGGAGTTCGGCGCCGAGGTGGACCGGCTGGCCGGCGCGCTCGCCGCCGCCCCGGACCTGGAGCGGCGCATCGAGGCCAAGGCCGCGGCCCGCCAGGCCGACGAGAAGCGTCAGCCGCTCGCCGAGTACCGGCGGGACGAACTCGCCCGGATGCGGGCCGTCTTCTTCGACCCGCGTGCCCCCTACCACGCCCTGCGGTCGGCCTTCGTGCGGAAGCTGCCGGCGGGCGCGCGGTGA
- the hypB gene encoding hydrogenase nickel incorporation protein HypB, producing the protein MCESGDEVGQAVLARNDGLAAHLREELAARGVSVVNLLSSPGSGKTELLGRVLARAVERGVPVAALTADLATENDARRLARSGAPVKQLLTDGLCHLEARQLRGHVESWLPEGTSVLFVENVGNLVCPASYDLGESLRIVLMAVTEGEDKPLKYPTAFGSAHLVVLTKSDLAEPAGFDAAAFEEHVRRVNPGVEVVRSCARTGEGVDTVLERVLAVRDGAAAHTPPLAPRPHSHAHAAGPVS; encoded by the coding sequence ATGTGTGAGTCCGGTGACGAGGTCGGCCAGGCCGTCCTGGCGAGGAACGACGGTCTGGCCGCGCACCTGCGCGAGGAACTGGCCGCGCGCGGGGTGAGCGTGGTCAACCTGCTGTCCAGCCCCGGCAGCGGCAAGACGGAACTGCTGGGCCGTGTCCTCGCCCGGGCGGTCGAGCGGGGCGTCCCGGTGGCCGCGCTCACCGCCGACCTGGCCACCGAGAACGACGCCCGGCGCCTCGCGCGGTCCGGCGCCCCGGTGAAACAGCTCCTCACCGACGGGCTGTGCCATCTGGAGGCGCGTCAGCTGCGCGGGCACGTCGAGTCCTGGCTGCCGGAGGGCACGTCGGTGCTGTTCGTGGAGAACGTCGGCAACCTGGTCTGCCCGGCCTCCTACGACCTCGGGGAGAGCCTGCGGATCGTCCTCATGGCGGTCACGGAGGGCGAGGACAAGCCGCTGAAGTACCCGACCGCGTTCGGCTCGGCCCACCTGGTGGTGCTGACCAAGTCCGACCTGGCGGAACCGGCCGGTTTCGACGCGGCCGCGTTCGAGGAGCATGTACGGCGGGTCAACCCGGGCGTCGAGGTGGTCCGGTCCTGTGCCCGCACCGGGGAGGGCGTCGACACCGTGCTGGAGCGGGTGCTGGCCGTCCGGGACGGCGCCGCGGCGCACACGCCTCCCCTGGCGCCGCGGCCGCACAGCCACGCGCACGCGGCCGGCCCCGTCTCGTGA
- a CDS encoding HypC/HybG/HupF family hydrogenase formation chaperone, giving the protein MCLAVPGKVVAIEDGADPLTGLIDFGGVRKQACLEYVPDVRVGEYVIVHVGFALQRLDEESALASLKLFEELGLLEEEFGDAWQQAAREAGEPAPAGHQDGGSEAR; this is encoded by the coding sequence ATGTGTCTGGCAGTGCCCGGCAAGGTGGTGGCCATCGAGGACGGCGCCGACCCGCTCACCGGGCTGATCGACTTCGGTGGGGTGCGCAAGCAGGCGTGCCTGGAGTACGTGCCCGACGTGCGGGTGGGTGAGTACGTCATCGTGCACGTCGGCTTCGCGCTGCAGCGCCTCGACGAGGAGTCCGCCCTGGCCTCCCTGAAGCTGTTCGAGGAACTGGGGCTGCTGGAGGAGGAGTTCGGGGACGCCTGGCAGCAGGCGGCCCGCGAGGCGGGCGAACCGGCGCCCGCGGGGCACCAGGACGGCGGGAGTGAGGCCCGGTGA
- the hypD gene encoding hydrogenase formation protein HypD, giving the protein MKYIDEFNDPELARRLLDEIRATATRPWALMEVCGGQTHSIIRHGIDQLLPEQVELIHGPGCPVCVTPLDVIDKALEIAARPEVIFCSFGDMLRVPGSDRDLFRVKGEGGDVRVVYSPLDALELARRNPDRQVVFFAIGFETTAPANAMAVHRARREGLGNFSLLVSHVRVPPAIEAIMTAPSCRVQGFLAAGHVCSVMGTAEYPGLADRFGVPIVVTGFEPLDILEGIRRTVRQLELGEHRVENAYPRAVRDDGNPAAVRMIEEVFEVTDRNWRGIGPIPSSGWRLSEAFRAYDAEHRFDVAGIRTEEPAECRSGEVLQGLIKPTECEAFGTTCTPRTPLGATMVSSEGACAAYYLYRRMNTPAPQGVRPAAEEMNPVA; this is encoded by the coding sequence GTGAAGTACATCGACGAGTTCAACGACCCGGAGCTGGCCCGCCGGCTGCTGGACGAGATCCGCGCGACCGCCACCCGCCCCTGGGCGCTGATGGAGGTGTGCGGCGGTCAGACGCACTCGATCATCCGGCACGGCATCGACCAACTGCTGCCGGAACAGGTCGAGTTGATCCACGGCCCCGGCTGCCCGGTGTGCGTGACGCCGCTGGACGTGATCGACAAGGCCCTGGAGATCGCCGCCCGCCCGGAGGTGATCTTCTGTTCGTTCGGGGACATGCTGCGGGTGCCGGGCTCCGACCGGGACCTGTTCCGGGTGAAGGGCGAGGGCGGCGACGTACGGGTGGTGTACTCGCCGCTCGACGCGCTGGAGCTGGCCCGCCGCAACCCGGACCGGCAGGTGGTGTTCTTCGCGATCGGCTTCGAGACGACCGCCCCCGCGAACGCCATGGCCGTGCACCGGGCCCGCCGTGAGGGGCTGGGCAACTTCAGCCTGCTCGTCTCGCACGTACGGGTCCCCCCGGCGATCGAGGCCATCATGACGGCGCCGTCCTGCCGGGTGCAGGGCTTCCTCGCCGCCGGGCACGTGTGCAGCGTGATGGGGACGGCCGAGTACCCCGGGCTCGCCGACCGGTTCGGCGTGCCGATCGTGGTCACCGGGTTCGAGCCGCTGGACATCCTGGAGGGCATCCGGCGCACGGTGCGGCAGCTGGAGCTGGGCGAGCACCGGGTGGAGAACGCCTACCCGCGCGCGGTCCGCGACGACGGCAACCCGGCGGCCGTCCGGATGATCGAGGAGGTCTTCGAGGTCACGGACCGCAACTGGCGGGGCATCGGGCCCATCCCGTCCAGCGGCTGGCGGCTGAGCGAGGCCTTCCGGGCGTACGACGCCGAGCACCGCTTCGACGTGGCCGGCATCCGGACCGAGGAGCCCGCCGAGTGCCGCAGCGGCGAGGTGCTGCAGGGCCTGATCAAGCCGACCGAGTGCGAGGCCTTCGGCACCACGTGCACGCCGCGCACACCGCTGGGCGCCACGATGGTCTCCAGCGAGGGCGCCTGCGCCGCCTACTACCTGTACCGCCGGATGAACACGCCCGCCCCGCAGGGGGTCCGGCCCGCGGCCGAGGAGATGAACCCCGTTGCCTGA
- a CDS encoding DUF5947 family protein: protein MTTGGALARLIRSTAARAADAEVCDLCAAPVAEEHPHLHDAEEERVRCVCGPCSVLFDRGGAGEGRYRLVPRRRVRLPEVATDVLGVPVGLVFFVPRADGTVTAEGPSPAGAMRWEVDAAAWRRLAGTCPPLAGVEPEVEALLVNTVHGADHHWIVPVDDCYRMVAVVRRHWRGLSGGGAVWPAVEQFFAGLTERP from the coding sequence GTGACCACCGGCGGCGCCCTGGCCCGGCTCATCCGTTCCACGGCCGCCCGCGCGGCGGACGCGGAGGTGTGCGACCTGTGCGCGGCGCCGGTCGCCGAGGAGCACCCTCATCTGCACGACGCCGAGGAGGAGCGGGTGCGCTGCGTCTGCGGCCCCTGCTCGGTGCTGTTCGACCGGGGCGGCGCCGGCGAGGGCCGGTACCGGCTGGTCCCGCGCCGCCGGGTCCGGCTGCCCGAGGTCGCCACGGACGTCCTCGGCGTCCCCGTAGGGCTGGTCTTCTTCGTGCCCCGCGCCGACGGCACGGTCACCGCCGAGGGACCGAGCCCGGCCGGGGCCATGCGGTGGGAGGTGGACGCGGCGGCCTGGCGGCGCCTCGCCGGGACGTGTCCGCCGCTCGCCGGCGTGGAACCCGAGGTGGAGGCACTGCTGGTCAACACCGTGCACGGCGCCGACCACCACTGGATCGTGCCGGTCGACGACTGCTACCGCATGGTGGCCGTCGTCCGCCGCCACTGGCGCGGGCTGTCCGGCGGCGGCGCGGTCTGGCCGGCCGTCGAGCAGTTCTTCGCCGGGCTCACCGAGAGGCCGTGA
- a CDS encoding NifU family protein: MDEPGAARLADPDVEARLARLDELLEGLESTPGPVTRPATEAVGLLTEVYGEALARVLDLADTALAARLADDELLGHLLVLHDIHPEPAERRAARAVERLRPAVRERGGDVEWAGVEGGVARVRLTAGGGCGSGCGGGSGGGVDVTDAVRAAVLAAAPELTGVEPVPDPAERRPAPAFVPLATLTHRGAP; the protein is encoded by the coding sequence ATGGATGAGCCCGGCGCGGCCCGCCTGGCCGACCCGGACGTCGAGGCCCGGCTCGCCCGGCTCGACGAACTCCTGGAGGGCCTGGAGTCCACACCCGGCCCCGTCACCCGCCCCGCCACCGAGGCGGTGGGCCTGCTCACCGAGGTCTACGGCGAGGCGCTGGCCCGCGTCCTGGACCTCGCCGACACCGCCCTCGCCGCACGCCTCGCCGACGACGAGCTCCTCGGGCATCTGCTGGTGCTGCACGACATCCACCCCGAACCCGCCGAACGCCGGGCGGCCCGCGCCGTCGAGCGGCTGCGCCCCGCCGTCCGCGAACGCGGCGGGGACGTCGAGTGGGCCGGTGTGGAGGGCGGCGTCGCCCGGGTGCGGCTGACGGCGGGCGGCGGCTGTGGCTCCGGCTGCGGAGGCGGTAGCGGCGGCGGGGTCGACGTCACCGACGCCGTACGGGCCGCTGTACTCGCCGCCGCCCCGGAGCTGACGGGCGTGGAACCGGTGCCGGACCCCGCGGAGCGGCGGCCCGCCCCGGCGTTCGTACCGCTGGCCACCCTGACGCACCGGGGTGCGCCGTGA